In the genome of Synechococcus sp. CB0101, the window ACGATCCGGCTGCCTGTGCATGTGACCGAGAAGCTCAACCGGATCAAAAAGGCGCAGCGCCAGATCGCCACGGAGCACGGCCGGCTCGCCTCCGTGAGCGACCTGGCACGGGAACTGGGCCTCAGCGAGGAGGTGGTACGGCTGACCCTGATGCGGGTGCCGCGCTCGGTGTCCCTCGACACGCGGGTGGGCCGCGAGCAGGACACCCAACTCGGCGATCTGCTCGAAGACAGCCACGCCACCCCGGAGCAGGAACTCACCCGCGAGTCCCTGCACGATGACCTCGAGTCCCTCCTGGAGGAGCTCACCGCCCGGGAAGCCGCCGTGATCCGGCTGCGCTATGGCCTGGAAGACGACACCCCCCAGACCCTCTCCCAGATCGGCGAAGACCTGCACCTCTCGCGGGAGCGGGTGCGCCAGATCGAATCGCGGGCCTTGCTCAAACTCCGGCAACCGCAGCGCCGCTGCCGGGTGCAGGACTACATGCGCAGCCTCGACCACGACCAACCGGAGGGCTGATCGCCTGGAAGCTCCAGGAGCCGGCCGGTAAATTGAAGGGTCGCTACGGATGCCATGGCCAAATTCGTCTTCGTGACCGGTGGCGTGGTATCCAGCATCGGCAAGGGGATCGTGGCCGCCAGCCTGGGGCGCCTGCTCAAGAGCCGGGGCTACAGCGTTTCGATCCTCAAGCTGGATCCGTATCTGAACGTGGACCCGGGCACGATGAGCCCGTTCCAGCACGGTGAGGTGTTCGTCACCGAAGACGGTGCCGAGACCGACCTCGACCTGGGCCACTACGAACGCTTCACCGACACGGCCATGTCGCGCCTCAACAGCGTGACCACCGGCTCGATCTACCAATCGGTGATCAACAAGGAACGCCGCGGCGACTACAACGGCGGCACCGTGCAGGTGATTCCCCACATCACCGGCGAGATCCGCGAGCGCATCCACCGGGTGGCCGCCAACAGCGGTGCCGATGTGGTGATCACCGAGATCGGCGGCACGGTGGGCGACATCGAGTCGCTGCCCTTCCTCGAAGCCATCCGCGAATTCCGGGGGGATGTGGGCCGCAACGACCTGGCCTACGTGCACGTGACCCTGCTGCCCTACATCGGCACCTCAGGCGAACTCAAAACCAAGCCCACCCAGCACTCGGTGAAGGAGCTGCGCTCGATCGGCATCCAGCCCGATGTGCTGGTGTGCCGCAGCGACCGGCCGATCAGCGAAGACCTCAAGGGCAAGATCGGCGGCTTCTGCGGTGTGCCCCGCCGCGCCGTGATCCCGGCCCTCGATGCCGACAGCATCTACGCCGTGCCGATCACCCTCGAGCAGGAGGGCCTCTGCCGCGAGGTGCTCGATCTGCTGGGCCTGGCCGACCACGACAGCGACATGGCCCGCTGGGCCGAGATGGTGGCCAAGCTGCGCAACCCCGGCCCCTCGGTGAAGGTGGCGCTGGTGGGCAAATACGTGCAGCTCAACGACGCCTATCTCTCGGTGGTGGAGGCGCTGCGCCATGCCTGCATCGACCTCGGGGCCGGCCTGGATCTGCACTGGATCTGCGCCGAACAGATTGAAGAGCAGGGCGCCGATGTGCTGCTGCGGGGCATGGACGCCGTGGTGGTGCCGGGCGGCTTCGGCAACCGCGGCGTTGACGGCAAGGTGGCCGCGATCCGCTGGGCGCGCGAACAGCGGGTGCCCTTCCTGGGGCTCTGCCTGGGCATGCAGTGCGCCGTGATCGAGTGGGCCCGCAACCAGGCGGGCCTCACAGGCGCCACCAGTGCCGAACTCGATGCCGAGACGGCCCACCCCGTGATCCACCTGCTGCCCGAGCAGCAGGACGTGGTGGACCTAGGCGGCACGATGCGCCTGGGCGTCTATCCCTGCCGCCTGACCCCCGGCACCATGGCCCACGAGCTCTACGGCAATGAGGTGGTGTACGAGCGCCACCGCCACCGCTACGAGTTCAACAACGCCTACCGCAACCTGTTCCTCGAATCGGGCTACGAGATCAGCGGCACCTCCCCCGACGGCCGCCTGGTGGAACTGATCGAACTGAAGGACCACCCCTTCTTCACCGCCTGCCAGTACCACCCCGAATTCCTGTCGCGCCCCGGCCGGCCCCATCCCCTCTTCCGCGGCCTGATCGCAGCGGCGCAGCAGCGGCTGCCCGGCAGCCCAAGCGAAGCCCTCGGCCGCAACCTGCCCGCCGCCACACCAGCGGCATGAGTGCAGCGGCGTTTGGCCCTGGGCTCGCCCTGCCGGTGGTGGAAACCTTCCATTCCCTGCAGGGCGAGGGACTCCACAGCGGCCGCAGCGCCTGGTTCATCCGCCTGGGAGGCTGCAGCGTGGGTTGCAGCTGGTGCGATACCAAGCACTCCTGGCCACAAGACGTGCATCCCCTGCAGTCGCTCGAGGCCTTGCAACAGGAAGCCCAAAGCGCCGTTGCGAACGGCGCTGCCTTCGTGGTGATCACCGGCGGCGAACCGCTGGAGCACCATCTCGCTCCCCTCTGTGAGGCGCTTCAGCCTTTCGGGGTTCCCCTGCACCTGGAAACCAGCGGGGTCGGCGCCTTCACGGGCGCTTTCGCTTGGATCACCCTCTCCCCCAAGCCACACCGGCCTCCCACACCAGAGGTGCTGGCGGCCTGCCATGAGCTGAAGGTGGTGGTGCACGAGGCCGCTGATCTGGCCTTCGCCGAAGCGATGGCTGCAGCCTCCCTCAACGGGCGCAACAACGATCAGCCCGCACCCGCGCTGCTGCTGCAACCCGGCTGGCAGAGCACCACAGGCCAACAACTGGCCATCGACTATGTGCGCAGCCACCCCAGCTGGCGCCTGAGCCTGCAAAGCCACAAGTGGCTGGGGGTGCGCTGAGGGTGCGGGCCGCTCGGCAGTATGGATTCGGCGCCTGATCCCCAACTTTGTCCACCGCCATTGCCCTGCTCTCCGGCGGTCTCGACTCCGCCACCGCTGCCGCCCTCGCCCTCGAAGACGGGCAGCGGGTGATCGGCCTCTCCTTTGATTACGGCCAACGGCACCGACGCGAACTCGAAGCCGCCGCTCGGATCGCCGCGCAGCTCGGGCTGGCGGAGCACCACACCATCAGCGTGAACCTGGCGGCCTGGGGCGGCTCGGCCCTCACCGACAGCCGCATGGCCGTACCCAGCGATGGGGTGCAAGCCGATGTGATCCCCAGCACCTACGTGCCGGGCCGTAACACGGTGTTCATCGCCATTGGCCTGAGCCTGGCGGAGGCCCGCGGCGCCGAACGGCTGGTGCTGGGCGTGAATGCCGTGGATTACTCCGGCTATCCCGACTGCCGGCCCGATTACCTCGACGCCTTTCAGCGGCTGGCGGATCTGGCCAGCAAGGCCGGCCGCGAAGGGCACGGCAGCCGCCTCTGGGCACCGCTGGTGACCTGGAGCAAAACCAAGATCGTGCAGGAGGCCCTGCGGCTGGGCGTGCCCATCGCCGACACCTGGAGTTGCTACAGCGGCGGCGAGCAGCCCTGCGGTGTGTGCGACAGCTGCCGGATCCGCGATGCCGCCCTGATCGACGCGGGCCGGCCCGATTTGGCCAGCTCGGCGGCCCAGCGGTGATGCAGGGCAGCACACGCTGGCCGGTGGCCTGGCGTTCACCGGCCACCCTGGCGCCCTTGCTGGCGGAGCACTGGGGTCACGCCGGGCTGATCTGGCTCGACGGCGACGGCACCGACCTGGGGCGCTGGGCCACCTTGGCCGTTGATCCGGTTGAGCAGCGCTGCTGCCGCGGACTGCCCGGCATGGAGAGTGCGCAGGATCCGTTTGCGGCCTTGGCTGATCTGGGGCCGGGCCACTGGTGTGGCTGGCTCAGCTACGAGGCCGCCGCCTGGGTGGAGCCCGGCAACCCCTGGAAGGCCGATTCGATGGCCAGCCTCTGGATTGCCCGCCACGATCCAGTGCTGCGCTTCGATCTGAACGAGCATCAGCTCTGGCTCGAAGGCCAAGATCCCGAGCGACTGCAAGCGATGGCCAGTTGGCTGGAGGGCCTGCCGGAAGACGCCTCGGCTGGTGAGCTCACGGCTCCAGCCGTGGCACCCGAGCACTGGCACTGGCACACCAATCCCCAGGCGTTCAGCCGTGGCGTGGAACAAATCCGCGAGCTGATCGCCTGCGGTGATCTGTTTCAAGCCAATCTCACGGCCTGCTGCAGCACGCAACTGCCCGCCGTTGGCCCTCTCACAGGCTTGGCCCTGTTTCAGCGATTGCGCCGGCGATGCCCCGCCCCTTTTGCCGGCTTGGTGGTGGCCTCCGGCGCGGCCCAGGGTGAGGCGGTGATTTCCGCCTCACCCGAGCGCTTCCTGCAGGTGAGCCCCGAGGGGGTCGTGGAAACCCGGCCGATCAAGGGCACCCGGCCCAGGCACCACCATCCGCAGCTGGATGCCGATGCGGCGGCCGAGCTGGTATGCAGCGGCAAAGACCGGGCGGAGAACGTGATGATCGTCGATCTGTTGCGCAACGACCTGGGCCGCTCCTGCGTGCCGGGCTCGATCCATGTGCCGCAGCTGGTGGGCCTCGAGAGCTATGCCCAGGTGCACCACCTCACCTCGGTGGTGTGCGGGCAATTGCGACCCGATCGAAGCTGGGTGGATCTCCTGCGGGCGGGATGGCCGGGGGGCTCGATCAGCGGAGCTCCGAAATTGCGGGCCTGCCAACGGCTGGCAGAACTGGAACCCGTAGCCCGAGGCCCCTACTGCGGCTCACTGATCCGCCGCGACTTTGACGGCAGCGTGGACAGCAGCATCCTGATCCGCACCTTGCTGCTGCAAGCGAATGCCCTGCGCGGCCACGCCGGCTGCGGCATCGTGGCCGACTCCGACCCCAGCGCCGAAGCCAGTGAGCTGGGTTGGAAGCTCAACCCCCTGCTGGAGGCCTTGGCATGAGCCCCCGGAGCATCGCCTGGTTCGACGGCCAGTGGGGCGAGCCGCAGCAGCTGGGCCTGCCCTTGAGCGATCGCGGCCTGCAACTGGCCGATGGGCTCTTTGAAACGGTTCTCGTTCTGGATGGTCGCCCGCAACTGCTGGAAGCTCACCTCCAGCGCTGGCACCAGAGCGCAGCGCTGCTCTCCATGGCGCCCCCGCCAGACGCCGGCACCCTCGAGCCGTTGATCCACGAAGCCGTGGCGCGCGCAGGGCTCGAGCACGGCAGCGGCGCGCTCCGGCTCAACTGGAGCCGGGGCGACAGCGCCGGACGCGGCATTGCCGTGCCTGAAACCCACAGGCCACATCGGTTCTGGCTGCAGCTCAGCGCGCACACACCAAGCTTCAGCCCGCAATCGGCGATCGTGAGCCGTCAAGAGCGGCGCAACAGCTCCAGCCTGCTGAGCCGTTGCAAGACCTTCGCCTACGGCCAGGCGATTCAGGCGCGCCTCGAAGCCCAGCGCGCTGGCGCCGATGAGGCCCTACTGCTGGCCAGCGGCGGCGAGCTCTGCTGCGCCACCACCGCCAACCTGTTGATTCAGCGCCAGGGCCATTGGCTCACACCAGCCTTGAGCAGCGGCTGCCTGCCGGGCGTGATGCGCGCCCGGCTGATCGAGCAAGGCATGGCCCAAGAGGCCGATCTCACTCCACAACCGCAGAGCGGCGACAGCTGGCTTCTGATCAACAGCCTGGGCTGCCGCCCCCTGAGCAGCGTGGATGGAATTCCCTTGAAGCTCCACCGCAACGCCGAGGCCTTGTGGCGGAGCTTGCTTTAGGGGTTGAGGGCCAGGCTCAGTTACAGCCCTGCACGGAGATGCGGTAGGTGAAACCGGTGGCGGCCTGATCAGCAGTGGCACCGATCTTGAAGTTCACCTGGCTCACGGTTTTGCCGGGAACCGCCTGCACATCCCACTGACGGCCAGTGCCAACCCCGGGAGTCAGGGAATCGTTGATCACCTGCAGGTTGGAGCCATCGGTGAACTTGAGATAACCCTGAATCGGATAGGTCGCACTCACCGAGGAATTGGCGGTGAAGAACAGCTTGTAGGAGCTGTAGGGCTGGGTCACGAAGAAATCCGTGTTCCAGTTGGGGCGGGTGAAGGGCAGCGGATTACCGGGGCTAATCGTCTTGGTCACGATGTCGGTGACACCGTTACCGCCCACGGGAGCCAGGAACTGGCAGCTCTGGGCAGAGGCAGGAGCAGCCGCAGTGAGAAGGCAGCCACTGGCGCAGACCACGGCAGCGCGGGTAAGGGAGCGCAGGGATACCGACATAGACGTGTTGATCAACATCAATCCCGATTGTGCACTCGATCTCGCACAGTGGGACCAGCTGCCGATCGATTATTGACGTCCACCCGAGCGCCATCCCCACAGCCTGAGGCGCTACGCCGCAGCCTCGGATTGCGCAGCCTCACCCTGGCGGTGATCACCAGCACCATCGGCTCCGGCTGGTTGTTCGCACCGCTCTATGCCGCGCGCTTCGCTGGGCCCGCCAGCCTGCTGGCCTGGGTGGCCGGTGGCGTGATGGCCTTTGGCCTGGCCTTGGTGTTTGCCGAGCTGGGCTCC includes:
- a CDS encoding CTP synthase, which produces MAKFVFVTGGVVSSIGKGIVAASLGRLLKSRGYSVSILKLDPYLNVDPGTMSPFQHGEVFVTEDGAETDLDLGHYERFTDTAMSRLNSVTTGSIYQSVINKERRGDYNGGTVQVIPHITGEIRERIHRVAANSGADVVITEIGGTVGDIESLPFLEAIREFRGDVGRNDLAYVHVTLLPYIGTSGELKTKPTQHSVKELRSIGIQPDVLVCRSDRPISEDLKGKIGGFCGVPRRAVIPALDADSIYAVPITLEQEGLCREVLDLLGLADHDSDMARWAEMVAKLRNPGPSVKVALVGKYVQLNDAYLSVVEALRHACIDLGAGLDLHWICAEQIEEQGADVLLRGMDAVVVPGGFGNRGVDGKVAAIRWAREQRVPFLGLCLGMQCAVIEWARNQAGLTGATSAELDAETAHPVIHLLPEQQDVVDLGGTMRLGVYPCRLTPGTMAHELYGNEVVYERHRHRYEFNNAYRNLFLESGYEISGTSPDGRLVELIELKDHPFFTACQYHPEFLSRPGRPHPLFRGLIAAAQQRLPGSPSEALGRNLPAATPAA
- a CDS encoding 7-carboxy-7-deazaguanine synthase QueE, with the translated sequence MSAAAFGPGLALPVVETFHSLQGEGLHSGRSAWFIRLGGCSVGCSWCDTKHSWPQDVHPLQSLEALQQEAQSAVANGAAFVVITGGEPLEHHLAPLCEALQPFGVPLHLETSGVGAFTGAFAWITLSPKPHRPPTPEVLAACHELKVVVHEAADLAFAEAMAAASLNGRNNDQPAPALLLQPGWQSTTGQQLAIDYVRSHPSWRLSLQSHKWLGVR
- the queC gene encoding 7-cyano-7-deazaguanine synthase QueC; this encodes MSTAIALLSGGLDSATAAALALEDGQRVIGLSFDYGQRHRRELEAAARIAAQLGLAEHHTISVNLAAWGGSALTDSRMAVPSDGVQADVIPSTYVPGRNTVFIAIGLSLAEARGAERLVLGVNAVDYSGYPDCRPDYLDAFQRLADLASKAGREGHGSRLWAPLVTWSKTKIVQEALRLGVPIADTWSCYSGGEQPCGVCDSCRIRDAALIDAGRPDLASSAAQR
- a CDS encoding anthranilate synthase component I family protein; the protein is MQGSTRWPVAWRSPATLAPLLAEHWGHAGLIWLDGDGTDLGRWATLAVDPVEQRCCRGLPGMESAQDPFAALADLGPGHWCGWLSYEAAAWVEPGNPWKADSMASLWIARHDPVLRFDLNEHQLWLEGQDPERLQAMASWLEGLPEDASAGELTAPAVAPEHWHWHTNPQAFSRGVEQIRELIACGDLFQANLTACCSTQLPAVGPLTGLALFQRLRRRCPAPFAGLVVASGAAQGEAVISASPERFLQVSPEGVVETRPIKGTRPRHHHPQLDADAAAELVCSGKDRAENVMIVDLLRNDLGRSCVPGSIHVPQLVGLESYAQVHHLTSVVCGQLRPDRSWVDLLRAGWPGGSISGAPKLRACQRLAELEPVARGPYCGSLIRRDFDGSVDSSILIRTLLLQANALRGHAGCGIVADSDPSAEASELGWKLNPLLEALA
- a CDS encoding aminotransferase class IV gives rise to the protein MSPRSIAWFDGQWGEPQQLGLPLSDRGLQLADGLFETVLVLDGRPQLLEAHLQRWHQSAALLSMAPPPDAGTLEPLIHEAVARAGLEHGSGALRLNWSRGDSAGRGIAVPETHRPHRFWLQLSAHTPSFSPQSAIVSRQERRNSSSLLSRCKTFAYGQAIQARLEAQRAGADEALLLASGGELCCATTANLLIQRQGHWLTPALSSGCLPGVMRARLIEQGMAQEADLTPQPQSGDSWLLINSLGCRPLSSVDGIPLKLHRNAEALWRSLL